Below is a genomic region from Gammaproteobacteria bacterium.
CGTGCTTTTCATATGGTTATTCGCCGTCATCGGGTGGTGCGCTTTTGGCGTGGTCGAGCATGCGGAGCATCTGGCCGAACTGCTGGGCGAACCGCTGGGCACCCTGATCCTGACCTTGTCCATCGTCGTCATCGAAGTAGCGCTGATCTCCGCGGTGATGCTGACCTCCGATGCCGCGCCCACTTTGGGCCGCGACACGATGTTCGCGCTGCTGATGATTATCCTGAATGGCGTGGTGGGCTTAGCACTGCTGCTGGGCGGCATCCGCCATCACACGCAGGAATATAATCTGCAAGGCGCCGCGGCCTTTCTCGCGGTTATCGTACCGCTGTCGGTGATCGCGCTGGTGCTGCCAAATTTCACGCGCTCCACGCGGGATCCATCGCTAACCGGTGTGCAGGCGTTCTCTTTGGCGTTGTTCACGATTCTTCTGTACGGCGTGTTTCTGGCCGTTCAGACGGTGCGCCATCGAAGCTTTTTCGTCGCTCCGCAATCCGCCGGCGCGCCCGCGAGCGACGACCATGGCGCTCACGACAGCCGCGCGCGACCCTCACCACAGGAAATCGGGATTCAGACGCTGCTGCTGATTATGATCGTGGTGCCCATCGTGCTGCTGGCCAAACAACTGGCGACCTTGGTCGACCACGGTATCGCCGCGCTCGGCGCGCCGGCGGCGCTGGGCGGCGTGCTGATCGCGCTGATCGTATTCACGCCCGAGGGCATGAGCGCATTGCGGGCGGCGCTCGACAATCAGTTGCAGCGCGCGGTGAACCTGTGCTTGGGCGCCGCACTGTCCACCATCGGACTCACCGTGCCCGCCGTGCTCGCGATTGGCCTGCTTACCGGCCAGCCCGTGATTCTGGGATTGGGTTCGGCCGAGATGGTCCTGCTGG
It encodes:
- a CDS encoding calcium:proton antiporter, which produces MAARLLVAWGTVIAFFAFGTELLADLESPLKSTVLFIWLFAVIGWCAFGVVEHAEHLAELLGEPLGTLILTLSIVVIEVALISAVMLTSDAAPTLGRDTMFALLMIILNGVVGLALLLGGIRHHTQEYNLQGAAAFLAVIVPLSVIALVLPNFTRSTRDPSLTGVQAFSLALFTILLYGVFLAVQTVRHRSFFVAPQSAGAPASDDHGAHDSRARPSPQEIGIQTLLLIMIVVPIVLLAKQLATLVDHGIAALGAPAALGGVLIALIVFTPEGMSALRAALDNQLQRAVNLCLGAALSTIGLTVPAVLAIGLLTGQPVILGLGSAEMVLLAVTLAVSMLTFSVSRTTVLEGAVHLVLFFFYIVLIFSP